A single genomic interval of Cellulosilyticum sp. I15G10I2 harbors:
- a CDS encoding UbiA family prenyltransferase produces MIKRFLNYVEIRTKITSLFTFLMTIAFLLYRREAIDWRLTGIFFAGMFLFDLATTAINNYIDTKTNHQTLQFKRSIALIIILILLGMSTILGLYLAYLTDIVILLLGGLCFLCGIFYTYGPVPISRQPLGEILSGVFYGLLIPFILMYINMPEGALLSVNLSFETISISLNVVPIVTVILFSIIPTCVTANIMLANNICDLEKDIQVKRHTLPYYLGRRALDLFAGLYYLTYIAIIVMVILRILSPICLIALLTFFIVKKNINEFLSVQDKETTFILAIKNYIIIMGTNTLMIFISLLFS; encoded by the coding sequence GTGATTAAGAGATTTTTAAACTATGTTGAGATTAGGACTAAGATAACTAGTTTATTTACTTTTCTAATGACTATAGCCTTTCTTTTATATAGGAGAGAAGCCATAGATTGGAGATTAACAGGGATATTTTTTGCAGGAATGTTTTTATTTGATCTAGCAACTACTGCAATTAATAACTATATTGACACGAAGACTAATCACCAGACACTACAGTTTAAAAGAAGTATTGCGCTGATTATTATACTTATACTACTTGGAATGAGTACTATTCTTGGATTATATCTTGCATATCTTACAGATATTGTTATCCTTTTGCTCGGTGGTCTGTGTTTTTTGTGTGGCATCTTTTATACCTATGGACCTGTTCCTATATCCAGACAACCTTTAGGTGAGATTTTATCGGGCGTTTTTTATGGTTTGCTGATACCATTTATTTTAATGTATATCAACATGCCAGAAGGTGCACTTCTTTCTGTAAATTTAAGTTTTGAAACAATCAGCATATCTTTGAATGTAGTACCAATAGTTACAGTTATTTTATTTTCTATTATTCCAACGTGTGTTACTGCAAATATCATGTTGGCAAATAATATCTGCGACTTAGAAAAAGATATTCAGGTTAAAAGGCATACTTTGCCCTACTATTTAGGTCGTAGGGCACTGGATTTGTTTGCAGGTCTTTATTATTTAACCTACATTGCCATAATAGTTATGGTAATACTTAGAATATTATCTCCAATATGTTTGATCGCGTTATTGACATTTTTTATTGTAAAAAAGAATATCAATGAATTTTTGAGCGTTCAGGACAAAGAAACAACGTTTATTTTAGCTATTAAAAATTATATTATTATTATGGGAACAAATACTTTGATGATTTTTATAAGTTTATTGTTTTCATAA
- a CDS encoding polyprenyl synthetase family protein, with translation MINKSLRTNDNINFITFDDATILVKEQIDTVLGTSPSVIRKYMEHLKASRGKYIRAVSLLACAENEEGLIHPNAVKLAAAIEILHLATLVHDDVIDNADLRRGVVTLQKKYGKKTAVICGDYLLCVALKLASSVTNREDYLDLDLPDYMGKVCLGELNQHSNNGNLDLSIYEYFKIIAGKTAALFEASFYAGAIVCESDSQNTKKYKLLGRYIGMIFQLTDDCIDFETSKSIAKKPVQSDFEQGVITLPLIHAFMQKLDFKEKARQGQVARDDINDIVAHTGGLIFTRKVSKKYYDKSIKIINELNITEEKRIKLIAILDKASHVL, from the coding sequence ATGATTAATAAGAGTTTAAGAACAAACGACAACATTAATTTTATAACGTTTGATGATGCTACTATACTTGTTAAAGAACAAATTGATACAGTATTAGGTACGTCACCTTCAGTGATTCGTAAATATATGGAACACTTAAAGGCATCAAGAGGCAAATATATTCGTGCAGTATCTTTGCTTGCTTGTGCTGAAAATGAAGAAGGCTTAATTCATCCAAACGCTGTAAAGTTAGCGGCAGCTATTGAGATTTTACATCTTGCAACACTTGTTCATGACGATGTGATAGATAATGCAGACTTGAGAAGAGGCGTTGTTACACTTCAGAAAAAATATGGCAAAAAGACTGCTGTTATTTGTGGAGATTATCTGCTTTGTGTTGCACTTAAACTGGCATCTTCTGTTACAAACAGAGAAGACTACCTGGATTTGGATCTGCCGGATTATATGGGAAAAGTATGCCTTGGAGAACTGAATCAGCATAGTAATAACGGTAATTTAGATTTATCTATTTATGAATATTTTAAAATTATAGCTGGTAAAACTGCTGCGCTTTTTGAAGCTTCATTTTATGCAGGGGCTATCGTATGTGAAAGCGATAGTCAGAACACAAAAAAATATAAGCTTCTAGGACGCTATATTGGTATGATTTTTCAGCTTACTGATGATTGTATAGATTTTGAAACATCTAAGAGTATCGCTAAAAAGCCTGTTCAGTCTGATTTTGAACAAGGCGTCATAACACTGCCACTTATTCATGCATTTATGCAAAAGCTAGATTTTAAAGAAAAAGCGAGGCAAGGTCAGGTTGCAAGAGATGATATCAATGATATTGTTGCGCATACAGGCGGACTTATATTTACTCGTAAGGTATCAAAAAAATACTATGATAAGTCCATAAAAATTATTAATGAACTTAATATTACAGAAGAAAAACGCATAAAACTCATAGCAATCTTAGATAAAGCTTCTCATGTATTGTAA